A genomic stretch from Pararhizobium sp. IMCC21322 includes:
- a CDS encoding enolase C-terminal domain-like protein, which translates to MKISDVRVIRFRTHADRWDIGHGQLIPNAEVIQTVTCIDTDEGVSGYFFGGGKHGDQDGMTRDEQALIEGRIRNMLIGTDPFDRETVWKWMWVANLSEIASSVIDLALWDLAGRVFGQPVYKIMGGARDKVKAYASTYPNIGKPQVYAEHALACQAEGYQAYKIHPHYFWDPDTGQPTNGRPSNIRADIETVNLVREAVGPDMVLMYDVWGTYHTIEETIKVGRELEKLDFYWFEHPMPEYRVESYVRLCRELSIPILAPEIAAGGVFTRADWILRGASDMSRMDVRRGGITGCRKTAIVCEAYGIRCEIHMAGWGNLQVMGATSEDTSEWYEKGLLAPGVNYDAPHPYLGRNCDPMDANGEIVLPDMPGLGYDIVWDFIDDNRFQA; encoded by the coding sequence ATGAAAATTTCTGATGTTCGCGTTATCCGCTTTCGCACCCATGCTGACCGTTGGGATATCGGCCACGGCCAGTTGATCCCAAATGCGGAAGTCATTCAAACCGTTACCTGCATTGACACAGACGAGGGCGTATCGGGTTACTTCTTCGGTGGTGGCAAGCATGGCGATCAGGATGGCATGACGCGTGACGAACAGGCTTTGATCGAGGGCCGTATTCGCAATATGCTGATCGGGACCGATCCGTTTGACCGTGAAACGGTTTGGAAATGGATGTGGGTGGCTAATTTGTCGGAGATCGCGTCCAGCGTCATTGATCTGGCTTTATGGGATCTGGCGGGGCGCGTTTTCGGGCAACCGGTTTATAAAATCATGGGTGGGGCGCGGGACAAAGTGAAGGCCTATGCCTCTACCTATCCCAACATCGGCAAGCCCCAAGTCTATGCCGAACATGCCTTGGCCTGTCAGGCCGAGGGGTATCAGGCCTATAAGATTCATCCGCATTATTTCTGGGACCCGGATACCGGACAGCCGACAAATGGGCGCCCGTCGAACATTCGCGCGGACATCGAAACGGTGAATCTTGTTCGAGAGGCCGTGGGCCCGGACATGGTGCTTATGTATGACGTTTGGGGCACTTACCACACCATTGAAGAGACAATCAAAGTCGGACGCGAGTTGGAAAAGCTCGACTTTTATTGGTTCGAACACCCGATGCCGGAATATCGGGTCGAGAGTTATGTCCGTCTTTGTCGCGAATTGTCGATACCCATTCTGGCCCCTGAAATTGCTGCGGGAGGGGTTTTCACCCGCGCTGACTGGATCTTGCGCGGGGCCTCGGACATGAGCCGTATGGATGTTCGCAGGGGAGGCATCACCGGCTGCCGGAAAACAGCCATCGTTTGTGAAGCCTATGGCATACGGTGCGAGATTCACATGGCTGGCTGGGGCAATCTTCAGGTCATGGGGGCCACATCGGAAGATACCAGTGAATGGTATGAGAAGGGTCTTCTGGCACCCGGTGTCAATTATGATGCGCCACATCCCTATTTGGGCCGGAACTGTGATCCCATGGATGCCAATGGCGAGATTGTACTTCCAGACATGCCTGGCCTTGGCTATGATATTGTCTGGGACTTTATTGATGATAACCGGTTCCAGGCATGA
- a CDS encoding sulfatase, producing the protein MRTVFVLFDSLNRAALGAYGGEAIATPNFDRFAKRSKTFDKHYVGSLPCMPARRDMHTGRLNFMHRPWGPLEPFDNSFAKLLSENGVYSHIVSDHLHYFENGGTGYVNAFDSWDFIRGQEYDTIKALSQPPVERLREKFDGRHYPMADLSKTGSVTKGNSGTDGWRRSRHAINTLFMKEEEDYPTAKCFKSAFEFLDNNKSSDDWFLQVECFDPHEPFTAPARFREAYESGYKGKVLDWPLYEKVTDSAEEVAEIRANYAALVAMCDEYFGKLLDWFDREDAWSDTALVLTTDHGYLLGEHEWWAKNKMPYYEEISHIPLMIWHPDSGSEQGSRCDALTQTTDLMPTILDFHDVEIPKEVTAHSLRPLLDDKASGRESAILGMFAGPICVTDGRYSYYRFPDEAQEAPLQAYTVMPAHLERLFSVQELKSVELVPPFDFTKGAPVMRYTLDLDVGETGASCVANWGAGSCLFDLASDPKQESAIDDPATVARLNQCIVDHLKLHNAPEEIFAHYGLEEARMAVPL; encoded by the coding sequence ATGCGGACAGTTTTTGTTCTGTTTGATTCCCTTAACCGTGCAGCGCTTGGTGCCTATGGTGGCGAAGCGATTGCGACGCCGAATTTCGACCGTTTTGCCAAACGCTCCAAGACGTTTGACAAGCATTATGTCGGCTCGCTTCCCTGTATGCCGGCGCGTCGTGACATGCATACGGGCCGTCTTAATTTCATGCACCGGCCATGGGGGCCTTTGGAGCCTTTTGACAATTCCTTCGCCAAACTGCTGAGCGAAAACGGTGTTTACAGCCACATTGTATCAGACCATCTGCATTATTTTGAAAATGGCGGCACCGGCTATGTGAATGCTTTTGACAGTTGGGATTTCATTCGTGGACAGGAATATGACACGATCAAGGCATTGTCCCAGCCGCCGGTTGAGCGTTTGCGTGAAAAATTTGATGGCCGTCATTACCCAATGGCCGACCTGTCCAAGACGGGCAGTGTGACGAAGGGAAACTCTGGCACTGACGGATGGCGCCGGTCACGGCATGCAATCAACACGCTGTTCATGAAGGAGGAGGAGGATTATCCAACCGCCAAATGCTTTAAAAGTGCGTTTGAATTTTTGGACAACAACAAATCCTCTGATGACTGGTTTCTGCAGGTGGAGTGCTTTGACCCACATGAGCCATTCACTGCGCCTGCGCGGTTCCGCGAAGCCTATGAAAGTGGCTACAAAGGCAAGGTTCTGGACTGGCCGCTCTACGAAAAAGTGACAGATTCTGCTGAAGAAGTCGCTGAAATACGCGCAAACTATGCCGCGCTGGTGGCTATGTGCGATGAATATTTCGGGAAGCTTCTGGACTGGTTTGACCGGGAAGATGCCTGGTCTGATACTGCCCTGGTGCTGACCACAGATCATGGCTATCTGCTGGGAGAGCATGAGTGGTGGGCCAAGAACAAGATGCCTTATTATGAAGAGATTTCTCACATTCCGCTGATGATCTGGCACCCGGATTCCGGCAGCGAGCAAGGCAGTCGCTGCGATGCGCTGACGCAAACCACTGATCTGATGCCGACGATTTTGGATTTCCATGATGTCGAGATCCCGAAAGAAGTAACCGCACATTCCCTAAGGCCACTTCTGGATGACAAGGCTAGCGGTCGTGAATCAGCTATTCTTGGGATGTTTGCAGGGCCAATCTGCGTGACTGATGGGCGTTACAGCTATTATCGGTTCCCGGATGAGGCGCAAGAGGCACCGTTGCAGGCCTACACCGTTATGCCAGCGCATCTGGAGCGACTGTTCTCTGTGCAGGAATTGAAGTCAGTGGAGCTTGTGCCGCCCTTTGATTTTACCAAGGGCGCACCAGTGATGCGATATACTCTAGACCTTGATGTTGGCGAAACCGGTGCGAGCTGTGTTGCCAATTGGGGTGCGGGATCGTGCCTGTTTGATCTGGCTTCTGATCCGAAACAGGAAAGCGCAATTGACGATCCGGCCACCGTGGCGCGGCTCAACCAGTGCATTGTTGATCATCTAAAGCTGCACAATGCGCCGGAAGAAATATTCGCTCACTACGGATTGGAAGAAGCACGTATGGCCGTACCGCTGTGA
- a CDS encoding tripartite tricarboxylate transporter substrate binding protein, which produces MLKKLFVAGALAAMTLGVSPVHAEFPERTVENIFPWSAGTALSVSQVIAKAMGEELGVSVPVISTPGAAGTKAFITAMNRPADGYTIFDGYVAPLVLQPVLGNADWTYEDFKPLHSAVSNAFSIGARKGETRWTDFEGLMAYGKANPGKLRYSSGSRNNLPHMVIAKVLQSYGVVAQNIPYKTDGDARKDLKAGVLDFSFVNVGAYLQDKEGFEILLVLSELPGAKASYDGAPSITDLKIDLGLSGLAPMGWTWWLVHKDTPDEVADVLRAAMKRAMNRDDVKEQISRVGFVPLDWDHTKYEEIVGPVAGQLGAMSNALAWEEEELKKLR; this is translated from the coding sequence ATGTTGAAAAAACTATTCGTCGCAGGTGCACTTGCGGCCATGACTTTGGGGGTCAGCCCGGTCCATGCTGAATTTCCGGAGCGGACGGTGGAGAATATTTTTCCGTGGTCTGCAGGGACCGCGCTGTCTGTAAGCCAGGTGATTGCCAAGGCAATGGGTGAGGAACTGGGTGTATCAGTGCCGGTGATTTCCACGCCGGGTGCAGCAGGTACAAAGGCTTTCATTACAGCCATGAACCGCCCGGCAGATGGCTACACGATTTTTGACGGTTACGTTGCGCCATTGGTTTTGCAGCCGGTTCTCGGCAATGCTGATTGGACATATGAGGATTTCAAACCCCTGCATTCTGCAGTTTCCAATGCATTTTCCATTGGTGCGCGAAAAGGAGAGACCCGGTGGACGGATTTCGAAGGGTTGATGGCCTATGGCAAAGCCAATCCCGGCAAGCTGCGTTACTCATCAGGATCACGCAATAATCTGCCGCATATGGTGATTGCCAAAGTATTGCAGTCCTATGGTGTTGTTGCGCAGAACATCCCTTACAAAACCGATGGCGATGCACGCAAAGATCTGAAAGCCGGCGTTCTGGATTTCTCATTCGTCAATGTGGGTGCGTATCTGCAGGACAAGGAAGGCTTTGAAATTCTGCTGGTTCTGTCTGAATTGCCAGGTGCCAAGGCTTCTTATGATGGCGCCCCAAGCATTACGGACCTGAAAATTGATCTGGGCCTGTCCGGGCTTGCACCGATGGGCTGGACATGGTGGCTTGTGCACAAGGACACACCAGATGAAGTTGCAGATGTTCTGAGGGCGGCCATGAAACGGGCCATGAACCGGGATGATGTGAAAGAACAGATTTCACGCGTAGGCTTTGTGCCGCTGGATTGGGACCATACCAAATATGAAGAAATCGTCGGTCCTGTTGCCGGGCAACTTGGTGCAATGAGCAATGCACTGGCCTGGGAAGAAGAAGAACTGAAGAAACTGCGTTAA
- a CDS encoding dihydrodipicolinate synthase family protein, with amino-acid sequence MSGLQGIVPILLTPFDSEDEIDFDSLAREIEETLDAGVHGIGVAIGSEILKLNRDEKRQLLSAVVDKVAGRVPVIMNTSAPGTALAVELAKDAENAGADRLMIWPPDFFPMDAEAVTNHIGTIASATSLPIILQDVPQSPIPPALALAIAEQVPQVDTIKVETQPTVTQAARMATAVGTRLSVLGGAGGGTLVEEYRRGGRGTMPFASQAKEFMAVWSCLEAGNEDDAEILLENCILPVSRLGFQSGDLFYHVHKAILQRRGVFETAIVRPPTCMPDETTLRELSRLLDRLDQVTLP; translated from the coding sequence ATGAGCGGCCTTCAGGGCATCGTCCCTATACTTCTAACCCCTTTTGACTCCGAGGATGAGATCGATTTTGACAGCCTTGCGCGTGAGATCGAAGAAACGCTTGATGCCGGTGTTCACGGTATCGGCGTTGCTATTGGCAGTGAGATTCTCAAACTGAACCGAGACGAAAAACGCCAGCTTTTGTCTGCCGTTGTCGACAAGGTGGCGGGGCGTGTGCCGGTTATCATGAACACGTCCGCACCTGGAACGGCGCTGGCTGTAGAACTGGCCAAGGATGCGGAGAACGCTGGTGCTGACCGGCTCATGATCTGGCCACCGGACTTTTTCCCGATGGATGCTGAAGCGGTCACCAATCATATCGGTACAATTGCGTCGGCAACCAGCCTGCCAATTATTTTGCAGGACGTTCCGCAATCGCCGATCCCGCCCGCACTCGCGCTTGCGATCGCAGAACAGGTGCCGCAGGTCGACACGATCAAGGTGGAAACACAACCAACGGTCACACAGGCTGCGCGAATGGCCACAGCTGTGGGCACGCGGCTGTCTGTGCTTGGTGGTGCTGGTGGTGGAACACTGGTGGAAGAATATCGACGGGGAGGGCGTGGCACCATGCCGTTTGCCAGCCAGGCCAAGGAATTCATGGCTGTTTGGTCTTGTCTGGAAGCAGGCAATGAGGATGATGCAGAGATACTTCTTGAAAACTGTATTTTGCCGGTTAGTCGACTTGGATTTCAGTCCGGAGATCTGTTTTACCACGTCCACAAGGCAATCTTGCAGCGTCGAGGTGTGTTTGAGACTGCGATCGTTCGCCCACCGACATGCATGCCGGATGAGACGACCCTGCGCGAGCTAAGCCGGCTGCTCGATCGATTGGACCAAGTTACACTTCCTTGA
- a CDS encoding LacI family DNA-binding transcriptional regulator, with amino-acid sequence MATMKDVARRAKVSVTTVSATLSGVTPVSPELKQRVLTAIEDLGYYRNSIASGLKSGRTSLIGLIVPDITNPFFTEFVEDVQRHAIENGQTCLLGISDADTKREKSLLRHMRSNQVAGTILCPTGGAQDYQTLSADCGPMKLVVANNAIPGMAFDTIMLDNFQAAIIATQHILSFGHRHVAIVNGPIAQEPAKQRQRGFQQAMAGAGLTIPANYMEHGDFREHTGYVAGQKLLALADRPTAIFVANNQMLIGVMRAIADSNLAVPTDISVVSVDDFSWATAFRPALTIVRQPLAAMAATAFSVLQERIAGKGAELHHAIFQPELVIRQSCASPP; translated from the coding sequence ATGGCAACCATGAAAGACGTCGCCCGCAGGGCCAAAGTCAGTGTCACCACTGTCTCTGCCACGCTCTCAGGGGTCACACCAGTAAGCCCCGAGTTGAAACAGCGTGTACTGACTGCAATTGAAGATCTTGGATATTACCGGAACTCAATTGCCAGCGGCTTGAAAAGTGGTCGCACGTCCCTGATCGGATTGATTGTGCCTGATATCACCAATCCCTTTTTCACTGAATTTGTTGAAGACGTTCAACGCCATGCCATTGAAAACGGCCAGACTTGCCTGTTGGGCATCAGCGATGCCGATACGAAGCGGGAGAAAAGCCTGCTGCGCCACATGCGATCCAATCAGGTCGCAGGCACAATTCTATGCCCCACCGGAGGCGCGCAGGACTACCAGACCTTGAGCGCTGATTGTGGCCCGATGAAACTTGTTGTCGCCAACAACGCCATACCTGGCATGGCATTTGATACAATCATGCTGGATAATTTTCAGGCAGCAATCATTGCCACACAGCATATTCTATCCTTTGGCCACCGGCATGTCGCAATCGTCAACGGCCCGATTGCGCAGGAGCCAGCAAAGCAACGTCAGAGAGGATTTCAACAAGCTATGGCAGGCGCTGGACTGACGATCCCCGCGAACTACATGGAGCACGGAGATTTTCGCGAACATACCGGTTATGTAGCGGGTCAAAAACTACTGGCCCTTGCCGACCGGCCGACCGCGATCTTTGTCGCAAACAACCAGATGCTGATCGGCGTCATGCGCGCAATAGCTGACAGCAACCTTGCTGTGCCGACGGATATTTCGGTTGTCAGCGTCGACGATTTTTCCTGGGCGACCGCATTCAGGCCAGCGCTTACAATTGTCCGTCAGCCCCTTGCGGCCATGGCGGCAACGGCTTTCTCAGTCTTGCAGGAGCGCATCGCTGGTAAGGGCGCAGAGCTACATCACGCAATCTTCCAGCCGGAACTGGTTATCCGCCAATCCTGCGCGTCCCCACCCTGA
- a CDS encoding L-rhamnose mutarotase: MTDYRQAWRMRLRGGSEAAYDRAHAQVWPELIAEMRAAGVETFAIYRYGPEVFAFQQRKTPFPGVDIEPTQTMLRWWRMMEPLMISDNEGRPVRDMLSEVFVLDRERTHR; this comes from the coding sequence ATGACGGATTATCGGCAAGCCTGGCGTATGAGGTTACGCGGCGGAAGCGAGGCTGCGTATGACAGGGCCCACGCTCAGGTGTGGCCCGAGCTGATTGCCGAGATGCGCGCTGCCGGGGTGGAAACCTTTGCCATCTATCGCTATGGCCCGGAGGTTTTTGCTTTTCAACAACGCAAAACGCCTTTCCCCGGAGTTGACATTGAGCCAACGCAAACCATGCTGCGTTGGTGGCGCATGATGGAGCCGTTGATGATAAGCGACAATGAAGGCCGACCGGTTAGAGACATGTTGAGTGAGGTTTTCGTTTTGGACAGGGAAAGGACACATAGATGA
- a CDS encoding enolase C-terminal domain-like protein produces MKIVSIEARAIDRGFQKQVLQTSRVASPMSRFPRFGEKRSSWMWPTKKVFVRVVTEDGTTGWSCTNGGEIVAMIVNDHLSRLLVGEQIGDIASLWDQMFFSLLPCDRSGFSMMAVSGVDIALWDLAAKTQGQSLVGMLGGTAQSTLSGTLPVYVTTPQPEVHGAAGWRGLKAAAPFGPETGQTGLQANVDYMRKFRDVAGPDVPIMIDAFMAWDADYTLRFLDAAHDLNLHWIEDPIPPYDIEGMKRIKSEMDPSVSLALGNFAFSRWDCADLLREKLVDVLQPDVAWAGGISETLRILDMADAANVPVILHNTCEQPWALALAAARQADALVEFVDRGAESQLYGLMGAPAVFSQGRVTIPNDIAGNRPQPDVEDQFAPVIAGAHMEGR; encoded by the coding sequence ATGAAAATTGTCTCAATCGAAGCCCGTGCCATAGATCGTGGCTTTCAAAAACAGGTGCTGCAGACCTCACGCGTTGCGTCACCGATGTCGCGTTTTCCAAGGTTTGGCGAAAAGCGCTCCAGTTGGATGTGGCCGACCAAGAAGGTGTTCGTGCGTGTCGTGACCGAGGACGGAACGACCGGCTGGTCCTGCACCAATGGCGGAGAGATCGTGGCCATGATCGTCAATGATCATCTGTCGCGTCTTTTGGTGGGTGAGCAGATTGGCGATATTGCATCGCTTTGGGACCAGATGTTCTTCTCTCTGCTGCCCTGCGACAGGTCGGGGTTTTCGATGATGGCGGTATCGGGTGTCGATATCGCGCTGTGGGATCTGGCAGCGAAAACGCAGGGTCAATCGCTTGTCGGGATGTTGGGCGGTACGGCACAAAGCACGCTTTCGGGCACGCTGCCGGTCTATGTCACCACGCCACAGCCGGAAGTTCATGGGGCAGCCGGTTGGCGCGGCCTGAAGGCCGCAGCTCCATTTGGCCCCGAAACCGGCCAGACCGGTTTGCAGGCCAATGTCGATTACATGCGCAAGTTTCGAGATGTGGCAGGCCCTGATGTGCCGATCATGATTGATGCCTTCATGGCGTGGGATGCTGACTATACATTGCGGTTTCTGGATGCGGCGCATGATTTGAACCTGCACTGGATCGAAGATCCTATTCCGCCTTACGACATTGAGGGAATGAAGCGGATCAAGTCCGAGATGGACCCGTCTGTTTCGCTTGCTCTGGGCAATTTTGCGTTTTCACGCTGGGATTGCGCGGATCTTTTGCGAGAGAAGCTGGTCGATGTGCTGCAACCCGATGTCGCCTGGGCAGGCGGGATCAGTGAGACGTTGCGCATTCTCGACATGGCCGATGCTGCCAATGTGCCAGTGATTTTACACAATACCTGCGAACAGCCCTGGGCTTTGGCACTGGCTGCAGCGCGACAGGCGGATGCGCTGGTGGAGTTTGTGGATCGGGGTGCGGAATCCCAGCTTTATGGGTTGATGGGGGCTCCGGCTGTGTTCTCCCAAGGCCGCGTCACAATTCCCAACGATATTGCAGGCAACCGGCCACAACCGGATGTCGAAGATCAATTCGCGCCTGTGATTGCAGGCGCACATATGGAAGGCAGGTAG
- a CDS encoding phytanoyl-CoA dioxygenase family protein, with translation MYSKQIIRSLNTRPDHISQEQKNALDENGFYAVENVLTPEECATMAQAFEDIIASEKDQGGHEVHIEPGARRISNIFNKSDAFDKCLEIPEVLAASNYLLGEFKVHGANLRDPNKGFGHQDYHTDVHKKFADDWWVLNAVVAFDDITLENGPTRVVPGSHKWVPINVPVVNQGDWEPDDVPADLKSDVPEDLSAAHPQEIFVTAKAGSVVLMNSSLWHSGTLKHSDAPRRVLHLTYTRRDLPQQLTQIDYLTPELYERMSPEHRYLLEIEAQDNSGQILRQPKREQAGWWN, from the coding sequence ATGTATTCAAAACAAATCATTCGGTCCTTGAACACCAGGCCGGACCATATCTCGCAGGAGCAGAAAAACGCACTCGACGAAAATGGCTTCTACGCAGTGGAAAACGTTCTGACGCCCGAAGAATGCGCCACGATGGCGCAGGCGTTTGAAGATATTATCGCCAGCGAAAAGGACCAGGGCGGCCATGAGGTTCACATAGAACCGGGGGCAAGACGCATTTCCAATATCTTCAATAAATCAGATGCATTCGACAAATGTCTCGAAATCCCGGAAGTGCTCGCTGCGTCCAATTATCTGCTCGGTGAATTCAAGGTTCACGGCGCAAACCTGCGCGATCCCAACAAGGGTTTCGGTCATCAGGATTATCACACTGACGTCCACAAGAAATTTGCCGATGATTGGTGGGTGCTCAACGCTGTCGTCGCATTTGACGATATCACCCTGGAAAATGGTCCAACCCGGGTTGTCCCCGGCTCTCACAAATGGGTTCCAATCAACGTTCCTGTTGTAAATCAGGGGGATTGGGAACCGGATGACGTGCCAGCTGATCTGAAAAGCGACGTCCCGGAAGATCTCAGTGCCGCCCATCCTCAGGAAATCTTTGTCACTGCGAAAGCCGGTTCGGTGGTCCTTATGAATTCGTCCCTGTGGCACAGTGGAACGCTTAAACATTCCGATGCCCCGCGCCGCGTGCTGCACCTCACCTACACCCGCCGCGATCTTCCACAACAACTCACCCAGATAGATTACCTGACACCGGAACTATATGAGCGCATGTCACCGGAACATCGTTACCTTCTGGAAATCGAAGCTCAGGACAATAGCGGTCAGATTCTGCGGCAACCGAAACGTGAACAAGCCGGTTGGTGGAACTAG
- a CDS encoding LysR family transcriptional regulator encodes MDRNLLTFLTIAETRNITAAAVQLHITQPTLTKRLQQLEAQHKCRLVERLPRGVQLTPSGQQLLPYARRIQNEFLQATEAVRSFESGHLDELRIGSGPLFQMRYLASALCKLMSEFPKTSITLSTDLNTTNLPKIREGNLDLMFGTTEHLGDDDQVTFLPLTTVEQGILLRAHHPALSETPLHPRHLANTKWIFYSDGLDNEEMMRTYFEAQGLPAPNIIMRISTFTLGFQLVAQSDYAMILPVQLEPILDAGRVRLITPDPPISRKLAGAYMRRSSRQYPIINRLVEIVADATREAGEPA; translated from the coding sequence ATGGATCGCAATCTTCTGACATTTCTTACAATTGCTGAAACCCGAAACATCACGGCTGCGGCCGTGCAGTTGCACATCACCCAACCGACTCTCACCAAACGCCTTCAACAATTGGAAGCCCAACATAAATGCCGTTTGGTCGAAAGGCTCCCCCGCGGTGTGCAGCTCACCCCGTCAGGTCAACAGCTCTTGCCTTACGCACGTCGTATTCAGAACGAGTTTTTGCAGGCAACCGAAGCAGTTCGCTCATTTGAGTCTGGCCATCTGGATGAGTTGCGCATCGGGTCTGGCCCCCTCTTTCAGATGCGCTATCTTGCGTCCGCCTTGTGCAAGCTCATGTCCGAGTTTCCAAAAACCAGCATCACTTTGTCAACAGATCTGAACACCACAAATCTGCCAAAAATCCGCGAAGGCAATCTGGATTTGATGTTTGGAACAACTGAGCATCTGGGGGACGATGACCAGGTCACGTTCCTTCCTCTCACCACAGTTGAGCAGGGTATTTTGTTACGGGCACATCACCCGGCACTGAGCGAAACGCCGCTCCACCCACGCCACCTGGCCAACACAAAATGGATTTTCTATAGTGACGGGCTGGATAATGAAGAGATGATGCGGACCTATTTCGAGGCACAGGGATTGCCCGCTCCAAACATCATCATGCGCATCTCGACGTTCACCCTGGGGTTTCAACTGGTGGCCCAAAGCGACTATGCCATGATCCTGCCAGTCCAGCTGGAACCCATTCTCGACGCGGGCCGTGTCAGGCTGATAACCCCTGATCCGCCCATCAGTCGCAAGCTGGCCGGAGCCTATATGCGACGATCTTCCCGCCAATACCCTATCATCAACCGTCTTGTGGAAATCGTGGCAGACGCCACTCGGGAAGCTGGAGAACCCGCATAG
- a CDS encoding ABC transporter ATP-binding protein has product MGSVTLNNIRKSYGAVEVLHGIDLQVDDGEFTVLVGPSGCGKSTLLRAIAGLETISDGQISLDNQVINHLPPKRRDIAMVFQNYALYPHMTVAKNMGFSLRLAKESKAEIDRKVRAAAEILDLLPLLERYPKQLSGGQRQRVAMGRAIVRDPEVFLFDEPLSNLDAKLRVQMRSEIKELHQRLGTTTVYVTHDQIEAMTMADKIVVMRGGHVEQMGSPLELYDRPVNVFVAGFIGSPAMNFIDATVQNGTVITQSGATLGPAPDSLPDGSAVTAGIRPEDIVLADSGAETTVGLIEPTGAETQLTLRMDGVSLVMTTRDRVTLSPGDAVHIRVTEGKLRLFDTQSEAAIW; this is encoded by the coding sequence ATGGGATCCGTCACGCTCAATAATATACGCAAATCCTATGGCGCTGTGGAAGTCTTGCACGGCATCGACCTTCAAGTGGATGATGGTGAGTTTACCGTGCTGGTCGGTCCATCAGGCTGCGGTAAATCAACACTCCTGCGTGCTATTGCTGGGCTTGAGACGATCAGTGACGGTCAGATCAGTCTGGACAATCAGGTTATCAATCACCTGCCGCCCAAGCGCCGAGATATTGCGATGGTGTTTCAGAATTATGCGCTTTACCCGCATATGACGGTTGCCAAGAATATGGGTTTTTCATTGCGGCTGGCAAAGGAATCGAAGGCTGAGATCGATCGAAAGGTCCGTGCTGCCGCCGAGATTTTAGACCTTCTGCCGCTGTTGGAGCGTTACCCGAAGCAATTATCAGGCGGTCAGCGTCAGCGGGTCGCCATGGGGCGGGCCATTGTCCGGGACCCTGAAGTGTTTCTGTTTGATGAGCCGCTGTCCAATCTTGATGCCAAGCTGAGAGTGCAGATGCGGTCGGAAATCAAGGAGTTGCATCAGCGCCTTGGCACGACCACCGTCTATGTTACCCACGACCAGATTGAGGCCATGACCATGGCTGACAAAATTGTCGTGATGCGCGGTGGTCATGTGGAACAGATGGGGTCGCCGCTCGAGCTTTATGACAGGCCCGTCAATGTCTTTGTCGCCGGGTTCATCGGATCGCCCGCCATGAACTTCATCGATGCGACCGTGCAGAATGGAACTGTCATTACGCAAAGCGGTGCCACTTTGGGGCCTGCGCCTGATAGCCTGCCAGACGGTTCGGCTGTCACTGCAGGAATTAGGCCTGAAGACATTGTCCTGGCCGACAGCGGGGCGGAAACGACAGTCGGCCTGATTGAACCCACGGGTGCGGAAACACAGCTGACCCTGCGCATGGATGGCGTTTCGCTTGTGATGACAACGCGGGACCGTGTAACTCTGTCGCCGGGCGATGCCGTGCATATCCGCGTGACTGAGGGCAAGCTGCGCCTGTTCGATACGCAGAGCGAAGCTGCGATCTGGTAG